The following are encoded in a window of Synergistaceae bacterium genomic DNA:
- a CDS encoding glycosyltransferase family 4 protein, with protein MRVYYDYQIMIAQKFGGISRYIYEISSRLPALGADAEISCVHNMNYYFAKKFGLHEMTRLQQGVFHVLGKMKRGLDLIRGNYDIFHPTYYYASKPPHGKFVVTVHDMTHEIFSGKYPVNPRVISAKRRIIPQADRIIAVSENTKRDILKYFPGISPAKISVIYHGASSAPVSKSHKVMPYDYVLFVGKRSMYKNFSRFTSAMKGIMSKNWDIDVLCAGGGAFTEEEISSFGEFSGRFHQAELTDVDLSQAYAGAVCFVFPSEYEGFGIPVLEAFAAECPVICAEAGSLPEVAEDSAVYFDPLDIDDMAGKILAVIEDENIREELRHSGRERLKFFDWDKAARETLECYNLALKGE; from the coding sequence ATGCGGGTATATTATGACTATCAAATCATGATCGCGCAGAAATTCGGCGGTATATCTCGCTATATATACGAAATTTCGTCGAGGCTGCCTGCTCTTGGTGCTGACGCTGAAATATCCTGCGTCCATAACATGAATTACTACTTTGCGAAAAAGTTCGGGCTTCACGAAATGACGAGGCTTCAGCAGGGAGTCTTTCACGTTCTCGGAAAAATGAAGCGCGGACTCGACCTCATTCGCGGGAATTATGACATCTTTCACCCGACATACTATTACGCCTCAAAGCCGCCTCACGGGAAATTTGTTGTTACAGTGCATGACATGACGCACGAAATATTTTCGGGGAAATACCCTGTCAACCCGCGAGTCATTTCAGCAAAGCGCAGAATAATCCCGCAGGCCGACAGGATAATAGCGGTCTCAGAAAACACAAAGCGCGACATCCTGAAATACTTTCCCGGAATAAGCCCCGCAAAAATCTCGGTGATATATCACGGTGCGTCATCCGCTCCCGTCAGCAAATCACACAAAGTAATGCCGTATGATTACGTTCTGTTTGTCGGGAAACGCTCAATGTACAAAAATTTTTCCCGTTTCACCTCGGCCATGAAGGGAATAATGTCAAAAAACTGGGACATTGATGTATTGTGCGCGGGCGGGGGAGCTTTCACGGAGGAAGAAATTTCGTCATTCGGGGAATTTTCCGGGAGGTTTCATCAGGCGGAACTGACTGACGTGGATTTGTCGCAGGCTTACGCGGGGGCGGTATGCTTTGTGTTTCCGTCAGAATATGAGGGGTTCGGGATTCCCGTGCTTGAGGCGTTTGCGGCTGAATGCCCGGTAATTTGCGCGGAGGCCGGCTCTCTGCCTGAGGTGGCCGAGGACTCGGCGGTGTACTTTGACCCGCTCGACATTGATGACATGGCCGGGAAGATTCTTGCGGTGATTGAGGATGAGAATATCCGGGAAGAGCTGAGACACTCAGGGCGTGAGAGGCTGAAATTTTTTGACTGGGACAAAGC
- a CDS encoding flagellar basal body P-ring protein FlgI — protein MRKYIFAAVIVILSAGISFGAVNLQDMDFNRVNPTVRIKDITEVEGARGNQLTGVGLVTGLNGTGDNSPMAVQMMRNMMRNFGVTLDARSVRTRNLAVVALTANLPPYVRPGQTIDVNVNTMGNASNLQGGVLVQSPLRAADGKVYAVAQGPVIVGGSSAQGAGATRTQNVPTAGRIPGGAIVEREVPADYTMGGQVALLLRQPDHTTSQRIADAINRAYGVVAYATDAGRVEVNLPGQYVQAPNAFLASVGGIEIEPDTTAKVAVNERNGTIVMGGNVRISSVGVAHGNLVVNVGETAQVVQPESLSAGTTAYNFRTDITADEEGGSMIAMPATTTVRDMVRVLNSLGARPRDIIEILQAISKAGALHGELVVM, from the coding sequence ATGAGGAAATATATTTTTGCGGCGGTTATCGTGATTCTTTCTGCGGGAATTTCATTCGGGGCGGTAAACCTTCAGGACATGGATTTTAACCGAGTGAATCCCACTGTCAGAATCAAGGACATCACAGAAGTAGAAGGCGCGAGAGGCAATCAGCTTACGGGAGTCGGTCTTGTTACGGGGCTTAACGGAACGGGCGACAATTCCCCGATGGCCGTCCAAATGATGAGGAACATGATGCGGAATTTCGGCGTAACTCTTGACGCTCGGTCAGTCAGAACCCGTAATCTTGCTGTCGTGGCATTAACCGCTAACCTTCCTCCCTATGTCAGGCCGGGACAGACAATAGACGTAAACGTCAACACAATGGGCAACGCCTCGAACCTTCAGGGGGGAGTCCTCGTTCAGTCTCCGTTGAGGGCGGCTGATGGTAAAGTCTACGCAGTAGCGCAGGGGCCTGTGATTGTCGGGGGAAGCTCGGCGCAAGGGGCGGGCGCGACTCGTACGCAGAACGTTCCCACAGCCGGAAGAATCCCGGGCGGCGCAATCGTTGAGCGTGAAGTCCCCGCTGATTACACGATGGGCGGTCAGGTTGCGTTATTGCTGAGGCAGCCGGATCACACGACATCGCAGAGGATTGCGGACGCGATTAACCGGGCTTACGGAGTCGTTGCATATGCGACAGACGCGGGACGTGTTGAAGTGAATTTGCCGGGGCAGTACGTCCAAGCCCCGAATGCATTTCTCGCCAGCGTTGGAGGGATTGAGATTGAGCCTGACACAACCGCAAAAGTTGCCGTGAATGAGCGTAACGGCACAATCGTAATGGGCGGGAATGTCCGTATATCATCAGTCGGAGTCGCACACGGGAATTTAGTCGTCAATGTCGGAGAAACAGCGCAGGTAGTCCAGCCTGAGAGCCTGAGCGCGGGAACTACGGCCTACAATTTCAGGACGGACATCACTGCTGACGAGGAGGGCGGAAGCATGATAGCAATGCCGGCGACAACTACGGTTAGGGACATGGTAAGAGTCCTAAACTCACTCGGAGCGAGGCCGCGGGACATCATAGAGATATTGCAGGCCATCAGCAAAGCAGGTGCGCTTCACGGTGAATTAGTCGTAATGTGA
- a CDS encoding flagellar basal body L-ring protein FlgH, which yields MKKLLCVIMMMMIPGMSFAGSLWDDGANWFGDTRPGRVGDIVTVQVNERTDAKDEATMDVNKTATSNINGGVNGTSILSFIRGLASFTTTNTSAGDGSVERKHHATATLACIVTEVLPNGNLVIEGTRDVRTSEEVLQFQLIGVIRPQDVNSDNRIDSSLIANAEIAVKGRGIISRTQKPGVITQILQTVF from the coding sequence ATGAAAAAGTTGCTTTGCGTAATAATGATGATGATGATTCCGGGAATGTCATTCGCGGGTTCATTGTGGGATGACGGCGCAAACTGGTTCGGAGACACACGTCCGGGCAGGGTCGGCGACATTGTTACGGTTCAGGTTAATGAACGCACAGACGCTAAGGACGAGGCTACTATGGACGTAAACAAGACGGCAACCAGCAACATTAACGGAGGCGTGAACGGCACAAGCATATTGAGCTTTATACGCGGGCTGGCGAGTTTCACAACAACGAATACTTCAGCGGGAGACGGCTCTGTTGAACGGAAACATCACGCTACGGCAACGCTTGCATGTATTGTTACGGAAGTTTTGCCGAATGGTAATCTCGTCATCGAGGGCACAAGGGACGTAAGGACAAGTGAGGAAGTATTACAGTTTCAGCTAATAGGCGTTATCCGTCCTCAAGATGTAAACTCGGACAACAGAATAGACAGCTCACTAATCGCGAACGCTGAAATCGCGGTGAAGGGGCGCGGCATAATCTCACGAACACAGAAGCCCGGAGTAATCACGCAGATTTTGCAGACGGTATTTTAG
- the flgA gene encoding flagellar basal body P-ring formation protein FlgA, whose protein sequence is MLLLFVILTALCVPAYSAQSVILEIPSVIYTAKNPVRLGEIARITGGSQRTRKMLADIQVWPDGDRLDRREVMRAIDDSDVSDIRLEIRMPLSSRIESPEYEGNFTETSPPQKSRSLSDLVPTLKSIAGWSGGLEIAGNSPVPEGKLIDPASLVPGTSGATLRFQDDSGRVRPLNVRLTWSQNVLFAASNIKRDDRISRQNVFSRPMKITRPGIYPSDIAEISGFTSNRNIKQGEPLEFRYLTNSQVLKRGRQVKIIARYNGASASTDGVLLEDGRPGEWVKVRRADDRRVTLRARIIDENTVEVSTD, encoded by the coding sequence ATGCTTCTGCTTTTTGTCATACTTACAGCCTTATGTGTTCCGGCGTATTCGGCGCAGTCTGTCATTCTCGAAATACCAAGCGTGATTTACACCGCAAAAAATCCCGTTAGGCTCGGAGAAATCGCCCGTATCACAGGAGGCAGCCAGCGAACCCGCAAAATGTTGGCTGACATTCAAGTGTGGCCGGACGGAGACAGGCTAGACCGCCGGGAAGTTATGCGGGCAATTGATGACAGTGATGTGAGTGATATACGTCTCGAAATCCGTATGCCGCTGTCGTCAAGAATCGAGTCCCCCGAATATGAGGGAAACTTCACGGAGACTTCACCGCCTCAGAAATCGCGCTCCCTTTCTGACCTTGTGCCGACGCTGAAATCTATTGCCGGCTGGAGCGGAGGACTCGAAATTGCGGGAAATTCCCCAGTCCCGGAAGGAAAGCTCATAGACCCCGCAAGCCTCGTACCCGGCACTTCAGGCGCGACTCTCAGGTTTCAGGATGACAGCGGAAGAGTCCGCCCTCTGAATGTCCGTCTCACATGGTCGCAAAATGTATTATTCGCCGCAAGCAACATCAAGAGGGACGACAGAATTTCACGGCAGAATGTTTTTTCCCGTCCCATGAAAATCACCCGCCCCGGTATTTACCCGTCAGACATCGCGGAAATCTCCGGCTTCACGTCAAACAGGAACATAAAGCAGGGTGAGCCGTTAGAATTTCGGTATCTCACAAATTCGCAGGTACTCAAGCGCGGTAGGCAGGTCAAAATCATAGCGCGTTACAACGGTGCGAGCGCAAGCACAGACGGTGTATTATTGGAGGACGGCAGGCCGGGCGAATGGGTCAAAGTCAGAAGGGCGGACGACAGGCGCGTAACACTCAGGGCAAGAATCATTGATGAGAACACTGTAGAAGTAAGCACAGACTGA
- the flgG gene encoding flagellar basal-body rod protein FlgG has translation MLRSLWTSASGMIAQQTHLDVVTHNLANVNTQGYKKRRADFEDLMYQIYREPGAPIEGGSVVPTGVQVGLGTRVNATPSFMVQGNFQITDGPLDWVIVDDNAFFQVNMGNGRIGYTRGGSWQIDDQGQIVDEDGYLLEPGITIPDNAQSIQLSPTGVVSVRVGDETELQELGQLELARFVNPTGLRALGDRLFVETPASGQPITGNPGEDGMPQVRQNVIEMSNVQVVEEMVEMIVAQRAYEANSKGIQTADELLRIANSLKH, from the coding sequence ATGTTGCGGTCATTATGGACTAGCGCGTCAGGAATGATAGCCCAGCAGACGCACTTAGACGTTGTAACGCATAACCTTGCCAACGTCAACACACAGGGCTACAAGAAACGCCGGGCAGACTTTGAAGACTTGATGTATCAGATTTACCGTGAGCCGGGCGCACCTATTGAGGGAGGCTCAGTAGTGCCGACAGGAGTCCAGGTCGGACTCGGTACGAGGGTCAACGCTACGCCAAGTTTCATGGTACAGGGAAATTTTCAGATCACAGACGGCCCATTAGACTGGGTAATAGTTGACGACAACGCATTTTTTCAGGTCAACATGGGAAACGGGCGCATAGGCTACACACGCGGGGGATCATGGCAGATTGACGATCAGGGGCAAATTGTTGACGAGGACGGATATTTGCTTGAGCCTGGAATCACAATTCCCGACAACGCGCAGAGCATACAGCTTTCACCAACTGGAGTCGTTTCGGTGAGAGTCGGAGATGAGACAGAGCTTCAGGAGCTAGGGCAGCTTGAGTTAGCGCGGTTCGTCAACCCTACGGGACTCCGGGCATTAGGCGACAGGCTTTTTGTCGAGACCCCTGCAAGCGGCCAGCCCATAACAGGCAACCCCGGCGAGGACGGAATGCCGCAGGTAAGGCAGAATGTCATAGAGATGTCAAATGTTCAGGTCGTTGAAGAAATGGTAGAAATGATAGTAGCGCAGAGGGCTTACGAGGCAAACTCAAAGGGGATTCAGACGGCGGACGAGCTTTTGAGGATCGCCAACAGTCTCAAGCACTGA